From one Humulus lupulus chromosome 8, drHumLupu1.1, whole genome shotgun sequence genomic stretch:
- the LOC133795628 gene encoding uncharacterized protein LOC133795628: MWEEGVPEAEHRHCARHLEKNFSKVYKEKTLKDLMWKAARQVTITGFHAVMEEIKNENEQAYEWLMEKGPIHWSRSHFRTHPQCDILLNNLCESFNGLKAILAARDRPILSMLERIRMYLMQRLTTKRHSVVMWHSNIAPKIVEILEKHKIEAGAHIPTKSSEFIYQIINMYGGMYFVDLKARSCSCRKWDLTGIPCGHAVAAIWHKRDDPDDYISKWHTKEYYMKAYSHQIFPIRNQDQWPVSGKAGMVKPISKIQPGRPKKSRKVDLDEMVPHGGSKMKRRYVKIRCSGCGVEGHNLRTCARIKKLVSDLSFSIITNCIAF; this comes from the coding sequence ATGTGGGAGGAAGGTGTACCAGAAGCAGAACACAGACATTGTGCAAGACATTTAGAAAAGAATTTTAGTAAAGTATATAAAGAAAAGACACTTAAAGATCTTATGTGGAAGGCTGCAAGACAAGTCACTATAACTGGGTTCCATGCAGTTATGGAAGAGATTAAGAATGAGAATGAGCAAGCATATGAATGGTTAATGGAAAAAGGGCCTATACATTGGAGTAGATCCCATTTTAGGACTCATCCTCAATGTGACATACTATTGAACAACTTATGTGAATCTTTCAATGGATTGAAGGCTATCTTGGCTGCCAGAGACAGACCAATCTTGTCAATGCTTGAAAGAATTAGGATGTATTTGATGCAAAGACTTACCACCAAACGACATTCAGTGGTTATGTGGCATTCCAACATTGCACCTAAGATTGTTGAAATTTTAGAGAAGCATAAAATTGAAGCTGGGGCTCATATACCTACAAAATCATCTGAATTCATTTATCAAATCATCAACATGTACGGAGGCATGTATTTTGTGGACTTAAAGGCTAGAAGTTGTTCTTGTAGAAAGTGGGATCTCACAGGTATTCCATGTGGGCATGCTGTAGCTGCAATATGGCATAAAAGGGATGATCCAGATGATTATATAAGCAAATGGCACACAAAAGAGTACTATATGAAAGCTTATTCACATCAAATATTCCCAATAAGAAATCAAGATCAATGGCCTGTTAGTGGCAAAGCTGGCATGGTCAAACCAATAAGCAAGATACAACCTGGCAGACCCAAAAAATCAAGAAAAGTTGATCTTGATGAAATGGTCCCACATGGTGGAAGCAAAATGAAAAGGCGGTATGTGAAGATTAGATGTAGCGGTTGTGGTGTTGAAGGACACAACTTAAGAACTTGTGCTAGGATTAAGAAACTAGTAAGTGatttatcattttcaattattaCTAATTGCATTGCATTTTGA
- the LOC133797797 gene encoding IQ domain-containing protein IQM3-like, with translation MTENPQGFHDVESTVMDSPNIRGGQESTAAVKLQKVYRSYRTRRRLADSAVVAEELWWQAINYARLNYSTVSFFDYHKSETPASRWSRISLIASKIGKGLCEDSKAQKLAFQHWIEAIDPRHRYGHNLKVYYEEWCRRDAGQPFFYWLDVGDGHKVDLEDCPRPRLREECIRYLGPQERKAYEYIITEGKIVHRLTGELLDTKQGKQSTKWIFVMSTCRKLYVGEKKKGSFHHSSFLAGGATLSAGGIIAECGRVKSVSAYSGHYRPTDMNLSSFLTFLEENGVNLDEVQVMSTIEDKNNYDTSKSARRGHTLQRIKAFSSRSFRAPREAVKEQASESCKSGKASRVSSYTRMLSSSLRQSTQTQVPKQEILQRIKTRKEAQSYQLGKQLSLTWSSGAGPRIGCVADYPLKLRVQAMELVNLSPMQTPAASASEPLKVSTSKSCRTCRIM, from the exons ATGACTGAGAACCCTCAAGGCTTCCATGATGTGGAATCAACTGTCATGGATTCTCCGAACATAAGGGGCGGCCAGGAATCGACGGCTGCAGTTAAGTTGCAGAAAGTTTACAGGAGTTACCGCACTAGGCGTCGGTTGGCCGACTCAGCCGTGGTTGCTGAAGAGTTATG GTGGCAAGCTATAAATTATGCAAGGCTTAATTATAGTACAGTTTCGTTTTTCGATTACCATAAATCTGAAACACCAGCCTCGAGGTGGAGTAGGATTAGCTTGATTGCTTCAAAG ATTGGGAAAGGATTATGTGAGGATTCTAAGGCACAAAAATTAGCTTTCCAACATTGGATTGAAGCT ATAGATCCAAGGCATCGGTATGGTCACAATCTGAAAGTTTACTATGAAGAATGGTGTAGAAGAGATGCAGGGCAGCCATTTTTCTACTG GTTGGATGTTGGAGATGGGCATAAGGTTGATCTAGAAGATTGCCCAAGACCAAGGCTACGCGAAGAGTGCATCAGATATCTTGGACCG CAAGAGAGAAAAGCCTACGAGTATATCATTACTGAAGGAAAAATAGTGCACAGACTAACTGGAGAACTCCTTGATACTAAGCAAGGCAAGCAAAGTACAAAATGGATTTTTGTAATGAGTACCTGTAGAAAGCTTTATGTTGGTGAG AAAAAGAAGGGATCATTTCATCATTCCAGCTTCCTTGCAGGAGGAGCCACCTTGTCTGCTGGAGGGATCATAGCAGAATGTGGAAGAGTCAAG TCAGTATCAGCCTACAGTGGTCATTACCGTCCCACTGACATGAATCTCAGCAGCTTCCTCACATTCCTTGAGGAGAATGGAGTCAACCTTGATGAAGTTCAG GTAATGTCAACCATTGAGGATAAAAATAACTATGATACTAGCAAGTCAGCTCGGCGAGGACATACGTTACAACGCATAAAAGCTTTTAGCTCACGCTCATTTCGTGCTCCAAGGGAGGCGGTAAAAGAACAAGCATCTGAATCTTGTAAATCTGGTAAAGCAAGCAGAGTTAGCAGTTATACAAGGATGTTGTCAAGTAGTCTCCGCCAGAGCACTCAAACACAGGTTCCGAAACAAGAAATATTGCAGAGGATCAAGACCAGGAAAGAAGCACAATCCTACCAATTAGGCAAGCAACTTTCTTTGACATGGTCGAGTGGAGCCGGCCCAAGAATCGGGTGTGTGGCCGATTATCCTCTCAAGTTAAGGGTGCAAGCAATGGAGTTAGTGAACCTTTCACCAATGCAGACCCCTGCAGCATCAGCATCCGAGCCATTGAAAGTTTCCACATCCAAATCGTGTAGAACTTGCAGAATTATGTGA
- the LOC133795626 gene encoding uncharacterized protein LOC133795626: MSRNLRPPQLIVPVEEHFTGRITWRGSWYFPKIKAKVIQCGLLDRVKESPFKQFFMAEPLNFSGALVHQLLLHKFRGEKTDEVQFYIGKKRCRFSQLEFALVTGLNFEAGLSEAEIKAKTTSDRLILEYFNGHSPVSIGQLRRTFESCQIVDDVYKMGLCLLVEGVLKGREEKLMVWTDMLKMVDDVVFFFQYPWGKISYQKLLQTCQKDFVEMKKHLQKKIEKGKTQKEAKYSIYGYAAALQYWAFESIIELGQDYAVRLGQGIPRMINWQSKEKVEIHKEQLIKLFAKKLTVYPYLCARPAEEQYVRTLTDNKAPLYVDMGLEELEVGADGQPTQEALQSQAEKLAEKLAKQAEAANIFKEVPPPPAPEAPEVPPSAPHASTSSQAEQPGYSMILARLEKVEGQQSALIKGQSEILGQLQKLMTMMEDLSRPARDPHPQSTKEDPQSPVDEDILPNDYRLDDVDDHIFRTPEDMQITVIGDTKDSEVQFLDIAPPAPEKRRERKRPRWFDEYTAMKKRNKKTKTALNVDPLRVVDGKLLMTFHKWLLGTIGNKYPRECFSWTHDAAWFLKLHTPRTWLSDSARWDAFPGSDYSSFSWDDSILDLARGDAVQFLPSWQNKEFIYFALFLKDQLHWVAVEADLNGWMLNIFDSSIGSISENDLISLMVDWCTIFPSVLRQSGLFENHDVILAPQLTASES; encoded by the exons atgtctagg aacttaagacctccacaactgatagttccagtagaggaacattttacgggacgtatcacttggcgcggcagttggtactttccaaagattaaagcaaaagttatacagtgtggtttattggatagggtgaaggaatcccctttcaaacagttcttcatggcagaaccattaaatttttctggtgccttagtccatcagctgttgttgcacaaattcagaggggagaagactgacgaagtccagttttatattgggaaaaaacgatgtagatttagccaattggagttcgctttagttactggtttaaatttCGAGGCCGgactgtctgaagctgagattaaagcgaagaccacttcagatcggttgattcttgagtacttcaatggtcattccccagtgagcatagggcaactgcgcagaacttttgagagttgtcaaatagttgatgatgtgtacaagatGGGTTTGTGTTTATTAGTAGAGGGTGTTTTGAAAGGTCGTGAGGAGAAGTTGATGGTTTGGACTGACATGCTGAAGATGGTAGATGACGTTGTCTTCTTTTTCCAGTACCCGTGGGGGAAGATATCATACCAGaagttgttacaaacttgtcaaaaagactttgtagaaatgaagaagcatttacagaagaagattgagaaaggaaagactcagaaggaggccaagtactctatttatgggtatgctgcagcattacagtattgggcttttgagtccatcattgagttgggtcaggattatgctgtgagattgggccaaggcattccaagaatgatcaactggcagagcaaggagaaagtagagatacacaaagagcaacttattaagttgtttgccaaaaag ttgacagtatacccctacctgtgtgcccgacctgctgaagaacagtatgtgaggacccttacagacaataaagccccattgtatgtggacatggggttagaggaactagaggtgggtgccgatggacagcctacacaggaagccttacagagccaggctgaaaagcttgctgaaaagttagcgaagcaagcagaagcagcaaatatttttaaggaggttCCACCACCTCCAGCACCTGAGGCAcctgaggttcccccatcagcacctcatgccagcacctcctcccaagctgagcaaccaggctactctatgattttggccaggttggaAAAGGTTGAAGGGCAACAAAGTGCCCTTATTAAAGGTCAGTCCGAGATCTTGGGTCAATTGCAGAAGCTGATGACAATGATGGAAGATCTTAGTAGGCCAGCTCGAGATCCACACCCTCAGTCCACTAAAGAAGACCCTCAGTCTCCTGTAgatgaagacattctccctaacgatTACAGACTTGATGATGTAGATGATCACATTTTTCGCACACCAGAGGATATGCAAATTACTGTAATCGGAGATACTAAAGATTCTGAGGTACAATTCTTAGACATAGCTCCACCAGCAccggagaagaggagagaaagaaagaggcctaGGTGGTTCGATGAGTACACTGCAATGAAGAAAAGGAATAAAAAAACGAAGACAGCACTGAATGTGGATCCATTGAGGGTTGTTGACGGAAAATTACTTATGACCTttcacaagtggttgcttggcacTATTGGGAATAAATATCCGAGGGAATGCTTCTCATGGACACATGATGCTGCTTGGTTCCTGAAACTGCATACTCCGAGGACATGGCTTTCTgactct GCTCGGTGGGACGCTTTTCCAGGTTCTGACTACTCTAGCTTTAGTTGGGATGACAGTATATTGGACCTGGCTAGGGGTGATGCAGTCCAGTTCTTACCGAGTTGGCAGAACAAGGAGTTCATTTATTTTGCCCTCTTCTTGAAAGACCAATTGCATTGGGTAGCTGTAGAGGCAGACCTGAATGGGTGGATGCTCAACATCTTTGATTCCAGTATTGGATCAATTTCCGAAAACGATTTGATCAGCTTGATGGTTGACTGGTGTACCATTTTCCCGTCGGTCTTGCGACAGTCCGGTTTATTTGAGAACCATGATGTTATACTCGCGCCTCAGTTGACAGCATCAGAGAGCTAG
- the LOC133797794 gene encoding copper transport protein ATX1-like, with amino-acid sequence MAQTVVLKVGMSCQGCVGAVKRVLGKLEGVESFDVDIDQQKVTVKGNVQPETVLQTVSKTGKKTAYWEEAEPVAKAAEAEAKPAEGEAKPAETESKPAETAPGA; translated from the exons ATGGCTCAG ACCGTTGTCCTCAAGGTTGGCATGTCATGCCAAGGCTGCGTTGGTGCTGTGAAAAGGGTTCTGGGGAAATTGGAAG GCGTGGAATCATTTGACGTTGATATAGATCAGCAGAAGGTGACAGTGAAAGGCAATGTGCAGCCAGAGACAGTTCTTCAAACTGTTTCAAAAACTGGAAAGAAGACTGCCTACTGGGAGGAGGCAGAACCCGTGGCAAAGGCAGCGGAGGCTGAAGCAAAGCCTGCAGAAGGAGAAGCTAAACCAGCGGAAACCGAATCAAAGCCTGCAGAAACCGCGCCTGGTGCTTGA